From Triticum urartu cultivar G1812 chromosome 2, Tu2.1, whole genome shotgun sequence, a single genomic window includes:
- the LOC125540878 gene encoding uncharacterized protein LOC125540878 — protein MDLFHDRHHVRLRSRVHRTYLHAAEDGESVTLSQLHASMTAVWAVHIYNGDNCPYLLLHSAAYGRYLAATATPARLGHRGLRAELRDYDQPGVEAFMWQAVDSGCGDDVVLLRNVGGRYLRANGRYLPWNSTGVSVDDNASSMMYYWVVEPIPAREDMPALPAPPPNPPYLLGVIHVEPARLIRFVRALDNGHYPEDPEHEAWRQFWFRGRSAFRLRDDLRFLVGAGVYYRNIAMCVRAGRYGRLTPLVVDLPDGGHGETLEIVLIRAETPAYNGLRHPDVNAE, from the exons ATGGACTTGTTCCACGACAGGCACCACGTGCGGCTGCGGAGCCGCGTGCACCGCACCTACCTCCACGCCGCCGAGGACGGGGAGAGCGTCACCCTCAGCCAGCTCCACGCCTCCATGACAGCGGTGTGGGCGGTGCACATCTACAACGGCGACAACTGTCCGTACCTGCTCCTCCACAGCGCGGCCTACGGCCGCTACCTCGCCGCCACGGCCACGCCGGCGAGGCTCGGCCACCGGGGCCTCCGCGCGGAGCTGCGCGACTACGACCAGCCGGGTGTGGAGGCCTTCATGTGGCAAGCCGTGGATTCGGGCTGCGGGGACGACGTCGTCCTGCTCCGCAACGTCGGCGGCCGCTACCTCCGCGCCAACGGCAGGTACCTCCCCTGGAACTCCACCGGCGTCAGCGTCGACGACAACGCCAGCTCCATGATGTACTACTGGGTCGTCGAGCCCATCCCCGCCAGAGAGGACATGCCAGCCCTTCCTGCCCCGCCTCCG AATCCACCATACCTCCTCGGGGTCATCCACGTGGAGCCGGCACGGCTGATCCGGTTCGTGCGAGCGCTGGACAACGGGCACTACCCCGAGGACCCCGAGCACGAAGCCTGGCGCCAGTTCTGGTTCAGGGGGAGGTCCGCGTTTCGCCTGAGGGACGACCTGCGGTTCCTCGTCGGCGCCGGCGTGTACTACCGGAACATCGCCATGTGCGTCCGAGCGGGTCGCTACGGGAGGCTGACCCCGCTCGTCGTCGACCTGCCCGACGGCGGCCATGGCGAGACCCTCGAGATTGTCCTCATCCGGGCCGAGACCCCTG CCTACAATGGGCTGCGACACCCAGATGTCAACGCGGAGTAG
- the LOC125540879 gene encoding uncharacterized protein LOC125540879: MDRFQDGHHVRLRSRVSRTYLHAADDGVGVTLHERRASMNAAWAVHIYHGDDGPYLLFHSAAYGRYLAATATPARLGHRGLRAELRDYDQPGVEAVMWQAVGSGFADDVVLLRNVGGRYLRANGRYIRWNAGVSVDNSFSSMMYWVVEPIPATEDMPALPAPPPNPPYGYLLGVIHLEPERLIRFVRAQDDGHYPEDPEDEGWQQFWFRGTSAFRLRDDLGFLVGAVVYYPDIAMCVRAGRYGRLTPLVVDLPDGGYGDTLEIVVFLADTPAYNELRHPDVHAE; the protein is encoded by the exons ATGGACCGCTTCCAGGACGGGCACCACGTGCGGCTGCGGAGCCGCGTGTCGCGCACCTACCTCCACGCCGCCGACGACGGGGTGGGCGTCACGCTCCACGAGCGCCGCGCCTCCATGAACGCGGCGTGGGCGGTGCACATCTACCACGGCGACGACGGCCCTTACCTGCTCTTCCACAGCGCCGCCTACGGCCGCTACCTCGCCGCCACGGCCACGCCGGCGAGGCTCGGCCACCGGGGCCTCCGCGCGGAGCTGCGCGACTACGACCAGCCGGGCGTGGAGGCCGTCATGTGGCAAGCCGTGGGGTCGGGCTTCGCGGACGACGTCGTGCTGCTCCGCAACGTCGGCGGCCGCTACCTCCGCGCCAACGGCAGGTACATCCGCTGGAACGCCGGCGTCAGCGTCGACAACAGCTTCAGCTCCATGATGTACTGGGTCGTCGAGCCCATTCCCGCCACAGAGGACATGCCTGCCCTTCCTGCCCCGCCTCCG AATCCCCCATACGGATACCTCCTCGGGGTCATCCACCTGGAGCCGGAACGGCTGATCCGGTTCGTGCGGGCGCAAGACGACGGGCACTACCCCGAGGACCCCGAGGACGAAGGCTGGCAGCAGTTCTGGTTCAGGGGGACGTCCGCGTTTCGCCTGAGGGACGACCTGGGGTTCCTCGTCGGCGCCGTTGTGTACTATCCGGACATCGCCATGTGCGTCCGAGCGGGCCGCTACGGGAGGCTGACCCCGCTCGTCGTCGACCTGCCCGACGGCGGCTATGGCGACACCCTCGAGATTGTCGTCTTCCTGGCCGACACCCCTG CCTACAATGAGCTGCGACACCCAGATGTCCACGCGGAGTAG